A single window of Synechococcus sp. CBW1004 DNA harbors:
- the lepB gene encoding signal peptidase I — protein MSSRSSSEPVAGDWRSRWRRQITALLPWLVLALVLRWGVLEPRWIPSGSMLPTLQLQDRILVEKVRPRLGQELPAGTIVVFHPPAALVAAGYDPRAALIKRVVARPGDRVEVRDGRLWRNGAPLEPDWTAEAIDYNLAPFTVPDDHLLVLGDNRNASLDSHIWGPLPRSEVIGTAIWRYWPLQRFGPIRIPAVGAAGSV, from the coding sequence ATGTCCAGCCGTTCCTCCTCCGAGCCGGTCGCCGGTGACTGGCGCAGCCGCTGGCGGCGCCAGATCACGGCGCTGCTGCCCTGGCTGGTGCTGGCCCTGGTGCTGCGCTGGGGCGTGCTCGAGCCCCGCTGGATTCCCTCCGGCTCGATGCTGCCCACCCTGCAGCTCCAGGACCGGATCCTGGTGGAGAAGGTCAGGCCGCGCCTGGGGCAGGAGCTGCCGGCGGGCACGATCGTTGTGTTCCATCCCCCTGCGGCGTTGGTGGCCGCCGGGTACGACCCCAGGGCGGCTCTGATCAAGCGGGTGGTGGCCCGTCCCGGCGATCGGGTGGAGGTGCGCGACGGGAGGCTGTGGCGCAACGGCGCACCGCTCGAACCGGACTGGACTGCCGAAGCGATCGACTACAACCTGGCGCCGTTCACCGTGCCGGACGACCACTTGCTGGTGCTGGGCGACAACCGCAATGCCAGTCTCGATTCCCATATCTGGGGTCCCCTGCCCCGCTCCGAGGTGATCGGCACCGCGATCTGGCGTTACTGGCCGCTGCAGCGCTTCGGGCCGATACGGATCCCCGCCGTTGGTGCCGCTGGGTCCGTCTGA
- a CDS encoding DUF760 domain-containing protein, giving the protein MFNPEFLTSDNEAISGNSLIQYLQEQSPDVLERVARSASGDIQDIIRHNVQGLLGMLPGEQFEVKIQASRDSLAGLLASAMMTGYFLRQMEQRMELETTLLGSGFAGEDGEDPGELHL; this is encoded by the coding sequence ATGTTCAATCCGGAGTTCCTGACCAGCGACAACGAAGCGATCAGCGGCAATTCGCTGATTCAGTATCTGCAGGAGCAGTCCCCGGATGTGCTTGAGCGGGTGGCCCGCTCCGCCAGCGGAGACATCCAGGACATCATCCGCCACAACGTTCAGGGCCTGCTCGGCATGCTCCCGGGCGAGCAGTTCGAGGTGAAGATTCAGGCGAGCCGCGACAGCCTGGCCGGACTGCTCGCCTCGGCGATGATGACCGGTTACTTCCTGCGCCAGATGGAGCAGCGCATGGAGCTCGAGACCACACTCCTGGGCAGCGGCTTCGCTGGGGAGGATGGCGAGGATCCCGGCGAGCTGCACCTCTGA
- a CDS encoding DUF4336 domain-containing protein produces the protein MPPTTPPSGVTPAAAPAAPPGWSQSWPWWPLLPLYPYGRRRTLVRELLPGQLWSVEQLIGTWYVAVPIRMTVVRLQQGLLLYAPVAPTAEVLAALKDLEARHGPVRTIVLPTASGLEHKLPLPALARAFPDADVWVTPRQWSFPLRLPPAWLGFPASRTRVLFEQGLPHADELDWCALGPLDLGLGTFLEVACLHRASGALLVTDALVAIPAQPPALFDLDPTPLLFHARERGDDPLLDSPERRLRGWRRLVLFANYLRPEPLDVPAIPEVLRHSFAPGCRGPRSHFGLYPFRWRPGWERQAEALITGGPAGLQVAAVLERLVFPRSRTALVAWVRQLAGLEGVRWLVPAHYDAPAAITGEQLLQLAQALEQRDWAPSDGSWGLLAAIDQLLLKLGLVPEEP, from the coding sequence TTGCCCCCCACGACTCCTCCCTCCGGCGTTACTCCCGCCGCGGCGCCTGCGGCGCCACCCGGCTGGAGCCAGAGCTGGCCCTGGTGGCCGCTGCTGCCGCTGTATCCCTACGGACGCCGGCGCACCCTGGTGCGGGAACTGCTCCCCGGCCAGCTGTGGAGCGTGGAGCAGCTGATCGGCACCTGGTATGTGGCTGTGCCGATCCGCATGACCGTGGTGCGGCTGCAGCAGGGCCTCCTTCTTTACGCCCCGGTGGCCCCGACGGCGGAGGTGCTGGCTGCCCTGAAGGACCTGGAGGCCCGGCACGGCCCGGTGCGCACGATCGTGCTGCCGACCGCCTCCGGGCTGGAACACAAGCTGCCGCTGCCGGCCCTGGCCCGGGCCTTCCCCGACGCAGATGTGTGGGTGACGCCGCGGCAGTGGAGCTTCCCGCTGCGGCTGCCGCCGGCCTGGCTGGGCTTTCCAGCAAGCCGCACGCGCGTGCTGTTCGAGCAGGGCCTGCCCCACGCCGACGAACTCGACTGGTGTGCCCTGGGGCCGCTCGATCTGGGGCTGGGCACCTTCCTGGAGGTGGCCTGTCTGCACCGGGCCAGCGGCGCCCTGCTGGTGACCGACGCCCTGGTGGCGATTCCGGCCCAGCCCCCGGCCCTGTTCGATCTCGATCCGACGCCCCTGCTGTTCCACGCCCGCGAGCGGGGCGATGACCCCCTGCTCGACAGCCCGGAGCGGCGTCTGCGCGGCTGGCGGCGGCTGGTGCTGTTCGCCAACTACCTGCGGCCCGAGCCGCTGGACGTGCCCGCCATACCGGAGGTGCTGCGCCACAGCTTCGCCCCCGGCTGCCGCGGACCGCGCAGCCACTTCGGCCTGTACCCGTTCCGCTGGCGGCCGGGCTGGGAGCGTCAGGCTGAGGCCCTGATCACCGGCGGACCTGCGGGGCTGCAGGTGGCGGCGGTACTGGAGCGACTGGTGTTTCCGCGCTCACGCACGGCCCTGGTGGCCTGGGTGCGCCAGCTGGCAGGCCTTGAGGGGGTGCGCTGGCTGGTGCCCGCCCACTACGACGCTCCCGCGGCGATCACAGGCGAACAACTGCTGCAGCTGGCGCAGGCGCTGGAGCAGCGGGACTGGGCTCCCAGCGACGGCTCCTGGGGGCTGCTCGCCGCCATTGACCAGCTGCTTCTGAAGCTGGGGCTGGTGCCCGAGGAGCCCTGA
- the zupT gene encoding zinc transporter ZupT — protein MPLQLDQGFLFAFLITLAAGLCTGIGSVIALFTRGYQPRVLSLALSFSAGVMLFVSFVEIYPKARLAMTAALGSRAGHGATLLAFFAGIAAMALLDRLLPQHPLPTVTAPPERNAQLPRSALLRTGLFTALAIGIHNFPEGLATFVGAIANPRLGLGIAIAIAIHNIPEGLAIAVPIHQATGSRSLAFSLSLASGLAEPLGALVGYGLLRHVFNDVVFGSVFASVAGVMVYLCFDELLPAARQHGAHALMMAGVVAGMAVMGLSLVLIS, from the coding sequence GTGCCGCTGCAGCTGGATCAAGGCTTTCTGTTCGCCTTCCTGATCACCCTGGCGGCGGGTCTGTGCACCGGCATCGGCAGCGTGATCGCCCTGTTCACGCGGGGGTACCAGCCCCGTGTGCTGAGCCTCGCCCTGAGCTTCTCAGCCGGGGTGATGCTGTTCGTGAGCTTCGTGGAGATCTACCCGAAGGCGCGTCTGGCGATGACCGCCGCCCTCGGGAGTCGGGCGGGGCACGGAGCCACTCTGCTGGCCTTCTTCGCCGGCATTGCCGCCATGGCGCTGCTCGATCGCCTGCTGCCCCAGCATCCGCTGCCAACGGTGACCGCCCCCCCGGAGCGCAACGCCCAGCTGCCCAGATCGGCTCTCCTGCGCACGGGTCTGTTCACGGCGCTGGCCATCGGCATCCACAACTTCCCGGAGGGCCTGGCCACCTTCGTGGGCGCCATCGCCAACCCCCGCCTGGGCCTCGGCATCGCGATCGCCATTGCCATCCACAACATCCCCGAAGGTCTGGCGATCGCCGTGCCGATCCATCAGGCCACCGGCAGCCGCTCGCTGGCCTTCTCCCTGTCGCTGGCCTCGGGCCTGGCCGAGCCCCTGGGGGCCCTGGTGGGCTACGGCCTGCTGCGCCACGTGTTCAACGACGTGGTGTTCGGCAGCGTCTTCGCCAGCGTGGCCGGGGTGATGGTCTACCTCTGCTTCGACGAATTGCTGCCGGCGGCCCGCCAGCACGGCGCCCACGCCCTGATGATGGCCGGCGTCGTGGCCGGCATGGCCGTGATGGGCCTGAGCCTGGTGCTGATCAGCTGA
- the psbA gene encoding photosystem II q(b) protein → MTTAVRSGRQGSWESFCQWIASTNNRIYVGWFGVLMIPCLLAATICFIVAFIAAPPVDIDGIREPVAGSLIYGNNIISGAVVPSSNAIGLHFYPIWAAASLDEWLYNGGPYQLVVFHFLIGISAYMGRQWELSYRLGMRPWICVAYSAPLSAAFAVFLIYPFGQGSFSDGMPLGISGTFNFMLVFQAEHNILMHPFHMLGVAGVFGGSLFSAMHGSLVTSSLVRETTENESQNYGYKFGQEEETYNIVAAHGYFGRLIFQYASFNNSRSLHFFLAAWPVVGIWFTSMGISTMAFNLNGFNFNQSILDAQGRVLPTWADILNRANLGMEVMHERNAHNFPLDLAAVTQTPVALTAPVIG, encoded by the coding sequence ATGACCACTGCTGTCCGCAGCGGCCGGCAAGGAAGCTGGGAAAGCTTCTGTCAGTGGATCGCCTCCACCAACAACCGCATCTATGTGGGTTGGTTCGGCGTGCTGATGATCCCCTGCCTGCTGGCCGCCACCATCTGCTTCATCGTCGCCTTCATCGCCGCCCCGCCGGTTGATATCGACGGCATCCGCGAGCCCGTCGCCGGCTCGCTGATCTACGGCAACAACATCATCTCCGGTGCCGTTGTTCCTTCGAGCAATGCCATCGGCCTGCACTTCTATCCCATCTGGGCCGCCGCCAGCCTGGATGAATGGCTCTACAACGGTGGCCCCTATCAGCTGGTGGTCTTCCACTTCCTGATCGGCATCTCCGCCTACATGGGCCGCCAGTGGGAGCTCTCCTACCGGCTCGGCATGCGCCCCTGGATCTGCGTCGCCTACAGCGCTCCCCTGTCGGCTGCCTTCGCAGTGTTCCTGATCTACCCCTTCGGTCAGGGCTCCTTCTCCGACGGCATGCCTCTCGGCATCAGCGGCACCTTCAACTTCATGCTGGTGTTCCAGGCTGAGCACAACATCCTGATGCACCCCTTCCACATGCTGGGTGTGGCCGGCGTGTTCGGCGGCAGCCTGTTCTCGGCCATGCACGGCTCGCTGGTGACCTCCAGTCTCGTGCGGGAGACTACCGAGAATGAAAGTCAGAACTACGGCTACAAGTTTGGCCAGGAAGAGGAGACCTACAACATCGTGGCTGCCCACGGTTACTTCGGTCGTCTGATCTTCCAGTACGCCTCGTTCAACAACAGCCGCAGCCTCCACTTCTTCCTGGCCGCCTGGCCCGTGGTGGGGATCTGGTTCACCTCCATGGGCATCAGCACCATGGCCTTCAACCTGAACGGCTTCAACTTCAACCAGTCGATCCTCGATGCCCAGGGTCGGGTGCTGCCCACCTGGGCGGACATCCTCAACCGCGCCAACCTCGGCATGGAGGTGATGCACGAGCGCAACGCCCACAACTTCCCGCTCGACCTCGCCGCCGTGACCCAGACGCCGGTGGCACTCACCGCTCCGGTGATCGGCTGA
- a CDS encoding YcjF family protein, producing MTTSDPTSAPSLPGGRPVLGGLPWRRPALALAGTLVLSEGVARWIHLDGGALLGLGALAGGWWLLSRRRPQPGSRLPGDVDGWIQRCQEVLPRFAQLAGEDDNSQSLQRQAEFTALLQEIRRGELAASLVSCRPPAADLQPTFATALRCSRALRLQWGEPLPTGSDDWSWPESFAHSDVLLYHLHWPLSAADLRWLEALPEGQPAWLLLQLAPRCGTEATLANAALTDDGLPDAVRSDALLCELASQWPGLDRQRCLLWDGTRGSLATALEPLALWLRRSGERQRQQTAVRVLAQLHERWQADLEGLRRMHWQRLQQRTQWLVAAGVLASPLPSLDLLVLAAANGLMLQEMARLWDCSWDLETLRAAATELARAALALGLVEWSSQALLTAARLHGATWLVGGTLQALSAAYLTRVVGHAMADVLALSSGVAEADLAAIRRQAPMLVSRAAEAERIDWNGFLQQGRQWLQHSISPAATA from the coding sequence GTGACCACCTCGGATCCGACCTCCGCGCCGTCCCTGCCCGGCGGGCGGCCCGTCCTCGGTGGCCTCCCCTGGCGCAGGCCCGCCCTGGCCCTGGCCGGCACCCTGGTGCTGAGCGAGGGCGTGGCGCGCTGGATCCATCTCGATGGTGGCGCCCTGCTCGGACTGGGGGCCCTGGCCGGCGGCTGGTGGCTGCTCTCCCGCCGGCGCCCCCAGCCCGGCAGCCGCCTGCCCGGCGATGTCGATGGCTGGATTCAACGCTGCCAGGAGGTTCTGCCCCGCTTCGCCCAGCTGGCCGGAGAGGACGACAACAGCCAGAGCCTGCAGAGGCAGGCGGAGTTCACGGCGCTGCTGCAGGAAATCCGCCGCGGCGAGCTGGCCGCCTCCCTGGTGAGCTGTCGGCCCCCCGCGGCGGACCTGCAGCCGACCTTCGCCACTGCCCTGCGCTGCAGTCGCGCCCTGCGCCTCCAGTGGGGAGAGCCCCTGCCCACCGGCAGCGACGACTGGAGCTGGCCGGAGAGCTTTGCCCACTCCGATGTGCTCCTCTATCACCTGCACTGGCCCCTGAGCGCCGCTGACCTGCGCTGGCTGGAGGCCCTGCCCGAAGGCCAGCCCGCCTGGCTGCTGCTGCAGCTGGCACCGCGGTGCGGCACCGAGGCGACCCTGGCAAATGCAGCGCTGACGGATGACGGGTTGCCGGATGCCGTGAGGAGCGATGCGTTGCTCTGCGAGCTGGCCAGCCAGTGGCCGGGCCTGGATCGCCAGCGCTGCCTGCTCTGGGATGGCACCCGGGGCTCCCTGGCCACCGCCCTGGAGCCGCTGGCGCTCTGGTTGCGGCGCAGCGGCGAGCGGCAGCGCCAGCAGACCGCCGTGCGGGTGCTGGCCCAGCTGCACGAGCGCTGGCAGGCCGATCTGGAGGGACTGCGCCGGATGCACTGGCAGCGGCTGCAGCAGCGCACCCAGTGGCTCGTGGCCGCCGGCGTGCTGGCCTCACCGTTGCCCAGCCTTGACCTGCTGGTGCTGGCGGCCGCCAACGGCCTGATGCTGCAGGAGATGGCGCGCCTGTGGGACTGCTCCTGGGATCTGGAGACCCTGCGGGCGGCCGCGACGGAACTGGCCCGAGCCGCCCTGGCCCTGGGCCTGGTGGAGTGGAGCAGCCAGGCACTGCTGACGGCCGCCAGGCTGCATGGCGCCACCTGGCTGGTGGGGGGAACGCTGCAGGCGCTCAGCGCCGCCTATCTCACCCGGGTGGTGGGTCATGCCATGGCCGACGTGCTCGCCCTCTCCAGCGGCGTGGCCGAGGCGGACCTGGCGGCGATCCGGCGCCAGGCGCCGATGCTCGTCTCCAGGGCTGCCGAAGCCGAACGGATCGACTGGAACGGCTTCCTGCAGCAGGGGCGCCAGTGGCTGCAGCACTCCATCAGCCCTGCGGCGACAGCCTGA
- the trpS gene encoding tryptophan--tRNA ligase, translated as MSAQRPRVLSGVQPTGALHLGNWLGAIRNWVDLQQTHDTFFCVVDLHAITVPHDPARLAEDTLTTAALYLACGIDPQASTVFVQSHVSAHSELCWLLNCVTPLNWLERMIQFKEKALRQGADVSTGLLDYPVLMAADILLYDADRVPVGEDQKQHLELARDIAQQRINARFAPRDEQGEILPILRVPEPLILPEGARVMSLTDGRSKMSKSDSNEGSRITLLDPPELITKKIKRAKTDPVMGLEFGNPERPEADNLLGLYALLSGQSRTAAAGECAEMGWGRFKPLLAEAAVEALRPIQERYGQWRQDPATLEQVLKHGRERANAVAEATVQRVRDALGFLPRS; from the coding sequence ATGTCCGCCCAACGGCCGAGGGTGCTCTCCGGCGTTCAGCCCACCGGTGCCCTGCATCTGGGCAACTGGCTCGGGGCGATCCGCAACTGGGTCGACCTGCAGCAGACCCACGACACCTTCTTCTGCGTCGTGGATCTGCACGCCATCACCGTGCCCCACGACCCGGCGCGTCTGGCCGAGGACACCCTCACCACAGCGGCGCTGTACCTGGCCTGCGGCATCGATCCGCAGGCCTCCACGGTGTTCGTTCAGAGCCATGTGAGTGCCCACAGTGAGCTGTGCTGGCTGCTCAATTGCGTGACGCCGCTCAACTGGCTGGAGCGGATGATCCAGTTCAAGGAGAAGGCGCTCAGGCAGGGGGCCGATGTATCCACGGGGCTGCTCGATTACCCCGTGCTGATGGCGGCCGACATCCTTCTCTATGACGCCGATCGGGTGCCGGTGGGGGAGGACCAGAAGCAGCACCTGGAGCTGGCGCGTGACATCGCCCAGCAGCGCATCAACGCCCGTTTCGCCCCCCGCGACGAGCAGGGTGAGATCCTGCCGATCCTGCGGGTGCCCGAGCCGCTGATCCTGCCGGAGGGTGCCCGGGTGATGAGCCTCACCGACGGCCGCAGCAAGATGAGCAAGAGCGATTCCAACGAGGGCTCGCGCATCACCCTGCTCGACCCGCCCGAGCTGATCACGAAGAAGATCAAGCGGGCCAAGACCGACCCGGTGATGGGCCTGGAATTCGGCAATCCCGAGCGCCCCGAGGCCGACAACCTGCTGGGCCTCTACGCACTGCTGAGCGGCCAGAGCCGCACCGCCGCCGCCGGCGAGTGTGCCGAGATGGGCTGGGGCAGGTTCAAGCCGCTGCTGGCCGAGGCAGCCGTCGAGGCGCTGCGGCCGATCCAGGAGCGCTACGGCCAGTGGCGCCAGGATCCCGCCACGCTGGAGCAGGTTCTCAAGCACGGCCGCGAGCGGGCGAATGCCGTCGCCGAAGCCACGGTGCAGCGGGTGCGGGACGCGCTGGGCTTCCTGCCGCGGAGCTGA
- a CDS encoding TM2 domain-containing protein, producing the protein MSSPSPIRAVRPGSALQERRSLAVSYLLWCLCLVGVCGVQRFYNRKPLSGLLWLFTFGFCYIGQLIDLLLLPRLVRHANHALLHEGPGVVDGATIERQLLALARRAGERGFTINDAVLELQLPPGVDSGVIREEIQQLLRGELLDVGNDERGRVVYREP; encoded by the coding sequence GTGAGCAGCCCTTCTCCCATCCGTGCCGTGCGGCCGGGCTCCGCCCTGCAGGAGCGCCGCAGCCTGGCCGTGAGCTACCTGCTCTGGTGCCTGTGCCTGGTGGGGGTCTGCGGGGTGCAGCGCTTCTACAACCGCAAGCCGCTCAGCGGTCTGCTGTGGCTGTTCACCTTCGGGTTCTGCTACATCGGTCAGCTGATCGATCTGCTGCTGCTGCCCAGGCTGGTGCGCCACGCCAACCATGCCCTGCTGCACGAGGGCCCCGGGGTCGTGGATGGCGCCACGATCGAGCGCCAGCTGCTGGCTCTGGCCCGACGCGCCGGAGAGCGGGGCTTCACCATCAACGACGCGGTGCTCGAGCTGCAGCTCCCTCCTGGTGTGGACAGCGGCGTCATCCGCGAGGAAATCCAGCAGTTGCTTCGCGGCGAGCTGCTGGATGTGGGCAACGATGAGCGGGGGAGGGTGGTCTACCGGGAGCCGTGA